One part of the Glycine max cultivar Williams 82 chromosome 14, Glycine_max_v4.0, whole genome shotgun sequence genome encodes these proteins:
- the LOC100776432 gene encoding uncharacterized protein: MNRNAYNKEEKGCCYFHPKQVVVGVCPLCLNERLLILAANQDHHHHHRLQSSTQRKASASIHKIFALGSLFTRHQLKSHNYYYDQDDASPSPEDSFISIKFEENGVASWEKSNTTAISNMSKKVRVESQVLDKDAKESKSVVEHGKSNNAFRWRKRMGRLVHFIPWKRSNKGGGVGHVEGVKVNRKG, translated from the exons ATGAATAGAAATGCATACAACAAGGAGGAAAAAGGATGTTGCTATTTCCACCCAAAACAAGTGGTTGTTGGAGTGTGCCCCTTGTGCTTGAATGAGAGGCTCCTCATACTGGCTGCAAATCAAGACCATCATCACCATCACAGGCTTCAAAGTTCCACTCAGAGGAAGGCTTCAGCTTCCATTCACAAGATCTTTGCTCTTGGTTCTCTTTTCACTCGCCACCAATTAAAATCTCACAACTACTACTATGATCAAGATGATGCCTCTCCCAGCCCAGAAG ATTCATTCATCTCAATCAAGTTTGAAGAAAATGGAGTGGCCTCATGGGAGAAGAGCAACACCACCGCCATCTCAAATATGTCCAAGAAGGTGCGTGTAGAGAGCCAGGTCCTAGACAAGGACGCCAAGGAGAGCAAGAGCGTGGTAGAGCATGGCAAGTCAAATAACGCGTTTAGATGGCGAAAGCGTATGGGCCGTTTGGTCCACTTCATCCCATGGAAGAGGTCCAATAAGGGTGGTGGTGTGGGCCACGTTGAAGGAGTGAAGGTTAATAGAAAGGGTTGA